TTTCATATAGAAAGGAAGAGGAAACAACGATGAAAAATCTTCAGGATGAGGTTCTTTCGAGAAGAACCTTTGCTATTATCTCCCACCCGGATGCAGGGAAAACGACTTTAACAGAGAAGTTACTATTATTTGGTGGGGCTATTAGAGAAGCAGGAACGGTTAAAGCAAAGAAGACTGGTAAATACGCAACGAGTGATTGGATGGAAATCGAGAAACAAAGAGGGATTTCTGTTACATCCAGTGTTTTACAATTCGATTACGATGGATTTAGAGTCAATATTTTAGATACGCCTGGGCACCAAGACTTCAGTGAAGATACGTATCGGACCTTAATGGCGGTAGACAGTGCGGTCATGATTATCGATGCTGCCAAGGGTATTGAGGAACAAACGTTAAAACTTTTTAAAGTATGTGCCATGCGTGGAATTCCTATTTTTACATTCATCAATAAAATGGATCGCCAAGGGAAGCAGCCTCTTGAACTATTAGCAGAACTGGAAGAGGTTTTAGGAATCCAATCTTATCCGATGAATTGGCCAATCGGTATGGGACAAGATTTCATGGGAATTTATGACCGTTTTCATAATCGAGTTGAATTATTTAAATCGGGAGACCATACAAAGCTTCCACTAAATGATGAGGGACAACTTGAGGAATCACACGAGATTGAAGATTCTCCAGTTTTTCAACAAACACTCGAGGAAATTGAGTTATTAAATGAAGCTGGAAATCCTTTTTCGCGTAAGGATATTGATAATGGTCAGTTATCTCCTGTGTTTTTTGGATCGGCATTAAATTTATTTGGGGTTCAAACTTTCTTAGAATCTTATTTACAATTTGCACCGCCTCCAAAGGGAAGAA
Above is a genomic segment from Bacillus carboniphilus containing:
- a CDS encoding peptide chain release factor 3, which translates into the protein MKNLQDEVLSRRTFAIISHPDAGKTTLTEKLLLFGGAIREAGTVKAKKTGKYATSDWMEIEKQRGISVTSSVLQFDYDGFRVNILDTPGHQDFSEDTYRTLMAVDSAVMIIDAAKGIEEQTLKLFKVCAMRGIPIFTFINKMDRQGKQPLELLAELEEVLGIQSYPMNWPIGMGQDFMGIYDRFHNRVELFKSGDHTKLPLNDEGQLEESHEIEDSPVFQQTLEEIELLNEAGNPFSRKDIDNGQLSPVFFGSALNLFGVQTFLESYLQFAPPPKGRNSSAGTIDPLSKDFSGFIFKIQANMNPAHRDRIAFLRICSGSFERGMPVTLSRTGKQVKLSQSTSFLADDRTTVNEAVAGDIIGLYDTGTYQIGDTLVSGKDTFEFERLPQFTPELFMKVTAKNALKQKHFHKGMQQLVQEGAIQLFKTAQTDQYILGAVGQLQFEVFEHRLKNEYNVDILMEPMGQKMTRWVDAEKVDEKLSSQRSMLVKDRYDRFVFLFENDFALRWFQEKNPDIVLYQPMEDKN